From a region of the Bombus terrestris chromosome 8, iyBomTerr1.2, whole genome shotgun sequence genome:
- the LOC100644762 gene encoding nucleolar protein 4-like isoform X2 yields MSAKRKATAIMQHHKENISTPEPTDISEEDHYSSALMKDADKLKLMLLAWNYNLQQQAQAQAQAQAQAQAANAALSPNNSSTTTATTVGTPVTSQSAISTANNTINNSTLTDSRNGSSDLVDMPAGTVPNLGAVAGVGGEDMASLWASYAMGLKKTPSPASGATPSRSDRDRESSPPGEGTGSAHDETSSSGNKEDEDDDDEDADERLDPRHHDPERQKAFNMFVRLFVDENLDRIVPISKQPKEKIQAIIDSCTRQFPEFAERARKRIRTYLKSCRRNKRGREGVAWDPARPTPAHLTSVQAEQILSAACENEGDNARRMRLGLEPVSQPMPTLPAATQTDVRSSLDHFSSTPIKSLPGKREDTPPASLTSLAPLTGLANLPSSTLSSTPLSLAPASKLLAPGDNKSLMSQATIVSSSTVNGVASGGAPTAMYRPNFSQAFQRAGPTTVPPTLSAGLYPTQSFTSGLLSNGPTDLSMKNTKPLLSHKLNATEMTAVRQLITGYRESAAFLLRSADELEQLLLQQP; encoded by the exons GCGCGCTCATGAAAGACGCGGATAAGCTGAAGCTGATGCTGCTCGCTTGGAATTATAATCTTCAACAGCAGGCTCAGGCTCAGGCCCAGGCCCAGGCACAGGCTCAGGCCGCCAACGCGGCCCTCTCGCCAAATAACTCCTCGACAACCACGGCCACCACCGTTGGCACACCTGTCACCAGCCAATCGGCCATTTCCACGGCAAACAACACCATTAACAACTCCACACTTACAG ACTCGCGAAACGGGTCCTCGGATTTGGTGGATATGCCAGCCGGGACCGTTCCGAATTTGGGAGCGGTGGCAGGAGTCGGAGGCGAGGATATGGCATCCTTGTGGGCTTCCTACGCCATGGGACTAAAGAAGACACCGTCGCCAGCGTCCGGTGCCACGCCCTCGCGATCTGATCGCGATCGCGAGTCCAGTCCACCTGGAGAGGGGACGGGCAGCGCTCACGACGAAACGAGCAGCAGCGGTAATAAggaggacgaggacgacgacgacgaggatgCCGACGAGAGGTTGGATCCCAGACACCACGACCCAGAGCGCCAGAAGGCTTTCAAC ATGTTCGTCAGGCTGTTCGTCGACGAGAACCTGGACCGCATTGTGCCGATCTCCAAGCAACCGAAGGAGAAGATACAAGCCATCATCGACAGTTGCACCAGGCAGTTCCCAGAGTTCGCAGAAAGGGCCAGGAAGAGGATCAGAACGTACCTGAAAAGCTGTCGGAGAAACAAACGTGGCAGGGAAGGTGTAGCCTGGGACCCG GCGAGGCCCACTCCGGCACACTTGACCTCCGTACAGGCCGAGCAGATTTTGTCAGCGGCCTGCGAAAATGAGGGCGACAACGCGAGACGCATGAGACTCGGTCTGGAGCCCGTCTCACAGCCCATGCCAACTCTTCCGGCCGCAACG CAAACGGATGTTCGGTCAAGTTTGGACCATTTCTCCAGTACACCGATAAAGTCACTTCCTGGTAAGAGGGAGGACACACCACCGGCATCGCTAACGTCCCTGGCGCCTCTAACCGGTTTGGCGAACTTGCCGAGCAGCACCCTCTCTTCTACACCCTTGTCTCTCGCACCCGCGTCGAAATTGCTCGCGCCAGGGGACAACAAGAGTCTCATGAG CCAGGCGACGATAGTCAGCTCGTCGACGGTTAACGGTGTTGCCAGCGGCGGTGCACCGACGGCGATGTACAGACCGAACTTCAGCCAAGCGTTCCAGCGAGCTGGACCGACCACAGTGCCGCCAACCTTGTCAGCAGGCCTCTACCCCACGCAGAGCTTCACGTCGGGTCTATTGAGCAACG GACCGACGGATCTGAGCATGAAGAACACGAAGCCGCTTCTCAGTCACAAGTTAAACGCAACGGAGATGACGGCCGTCAGGCAATTGATCACTGGATATCGAGAATCAGCAGCGTTCCTCCTGAGATCTGCCGACGAACTGGAGCAGCTGTTGCTTCAACAACCATAG
- the LOC100644762 gene encoding nucleolar protein 4-like isoform X1, which yields MSAKRKATAIMQHHKENISTPEPTDISEEDHYSSALMKDADKLKLMLLAWNYNLQQQAQAQAQAQAQAQAANAALSPNNSSTTTATTVGTPVTSQSAISTANNTINNSTLTDSRNGSSDLVDMPAGTVPNLGAVAGVGGEDMASLWASYAMGLKKTPSPASGATPSRSDRDRESSPPGEGTGSAHDETSSSGNKEDEDDDDEDADERLDPRHHDPERQKAFNMFVRLFVDENLDRIVPISKQPKEKIQAIIDSCTRQFPEFAERARKRIRTYLKSCRRNKRGREGVAWDPARPTPAHLTSVQAEQILSAACENEGDNARRMRLGLEPVSQPMPTLPAATQTDVRSSLDHFSSTPIKSLPGKREDTPPASLTSLAPLTGLANLPSSTLSSTPLSLAPASKLLAPGDNKSLMSQATIVSSSTVNGVASGGAPTAMYRPNFSQAFQRAGPTTVPPTLSAGLYPTQSFTSGLLSNGTQRPTDLSMKNTKPLLSHKLNATEMTAVRQLITGYRESAAFLLRSADELEQLLLQQP from the exons GCGCGCTCATGAAAGACGCGGATAAGCTGAAGCTGATGCTGCTCGCTTGGAATTATAATCTTCAACAGCAGGCTCAGGCTCAGGCCCAGGCCCAGGCACAGGCTCAGGCCGCCAACGCGGCCCTCTCGCCAAATAACTCCTCGACAACCACGGCCACCACCGTTGGCACACCTGTCACCAGCCAATCGGCCATTTCCACGGCAAACAACACCATTAACAACTCCACACTTACAG ACTCGCGAAACGGGTCCTCGGATTTGGTGGATATGCCAGCCGGGACCGTTCCGAATTTGGGAGCGGTGGCAGGAGTCGGAGGCGAGGATATGGCATCCTTGTGGGCTTCCTACGCCATGGGACTAAAGAAGACACCGTCGCCAGCGTCCGGTGCCACGCCCTCGCGATCTGATCGCGATCGCGAGTCCAGTCCACCTGGAGAGGGGACGGGCAGCGCTCACGACGAAACGAGCAGCAGCGGTAATAAggaggacgaggacgacgacgacgaggatgCCGACGAGAGGTTGGATCCCAGACACCACGACCCAGAGCGCCAGAAGGCTTTCAAC ATGTTCGTCAGGCTGTTCGTCGACGAGAACCTGGACCGCATTGTGCCGATCTCCAAGCAACCGAAGGAGAAGATACAAGCCATCATCGACAGTTGCACCAGGCAGTTCCCAGAGTTCGCAGAAAGGGCCAGGAAGAGGATCAGAACGTACCTGAAAAGCTGTCGGAGAAACAAACGTGGCAGGGAAGGTGTAGCCTGGGACCCG GCGAGGCCCACTCCGGCACACTTGACCTCCGTACAGGCCGAGCAGATTTTGTCAGCGGCCTGCGAAAATGAGGGCGACAACGCGAGACGCATGAGACTCGGTCTGGAGCCCGTCTCACAGCCCATGCCAACTCTTCCGGCCGCAACG CAAACGGATGTTCGGTCAAGTTTGGACCATTTCTCCAGTACACCGATAAAGTCACTTCCTGGTAAGAGGGAGGACACACCACCGGCATCGCTAACGTCCCTGGCGCCTCTAACCGGTTTGGCGAACTTGCCGAGCAGCACCCTCTCTTCTACACCCTTGTCTCTCGCACCCGCGTCGAAATTGCTCGCGCCAGGGGACAACAAGAGTCTCATGAG CCAGGCGACGATAGTCAGCTCGTCGACGGTTAACGGTGTTGCCAGCGGCGGTGCACCGACGGCGATGTACAGACCGAACTTCAGCCAAGCGTTCCAGCGAGCTGGACCGACCACAGTGCCGCCAACCTTGTCAGCAGGCCTCTACCCCACGCAGAGCTTCACGTCGGGTCTATTGAGCAACGGTACACAAA GACCGACGGATCTGAGCATGAAGAACACGAAGCCGCTTCTCAGTCACAAGTTAAACGCAACGGAGATGACGGCCGTCAGGCAATTGATCACTGGATATCGAGAATCAGCAGCGTTCCTCCTGAGATCTGCCGACGAACTGGAGCAGCTGTTGCTTCAACAACCATAG